Below is a genomic region from Pseudomonas frederiksbergensis.
TGAGAATACCCGAACCACCGTTCGCGACATTGTCGCGAAAGAAGTTCCAGGCAAACTCGTCCAGCTTCAACACCCTGTAGGTTTCCTCGATCAGCTGAGCTAAACGTTCCACCCCCAAACGCCCAATAATCGTATGACTGATACTTAGCAGCTGATTGACATTCGACACCCTAAACTTGTCAGAGGGGACGATAGCCTTCAGTATAAAACCTGCCTTTAACAACCGGCCTTGGTAATAATCAAACCAGGCTTTTTTTGATACCTGCCCGGGGTACTTATCATTCGCCGCCAGCTCCGCATACAACAAACAGCCCTGTACATCCTGCTTATCCTGCGGGCAAACCTCGGACGCAAAGGACAATAAGCAGCCACCCACTACTACCGCATCAGCAAGCACTGTCATATTGAACACCTTGTTCATCCACACCAAAAACCAACACTCTATTGAGGGGACCTACGGCCTCATTAGCCTGCAATCTTTTTAAACAGACCATCGCCAAACTGGTCAATGTAGTTATAAACCTGCTGGCGCTTTCGATCAAACGCGCGCTTATTAAACTTTCGAATGCCTGCCGCCTGAAAAAGATGAACCCCCTCCGTCTTGAAAGTAAAAAACAGAAAGTCGCCATCGTAGTCCTTGCTGAACACATCCAGCCCGCCCATGACCATTGCCATGCCACCACCAGGAGCAACGATACAAGGAACTGCCTTGAAGCTGACAACCGAACTTTCCTTGCTTCCGGCGTCCACGATCTTCAGCGCTTCTTTGTCGCCCTTGAGCTTGTCAAAGCCCGCCGCGACAAGACTCAACACATTGCCAGAGCCCGCGCTGATGACAGTCTCAAGCACTTGTAACAATGCATCGTTCATCGTCAGCGTCAGCTTTTTGGAGTCATACTTCTTATACGTGTAGCTTTCTGTGACCCAGCCAATCGCCGACAAGGCTTCGTTATAGGCCATGTACCGCTGTTCTTGCGAGGTTTCGGCAGGCAATTTATTGACAACAGCTTCGGCAAAAGCCTGGCTATCCAGTGCATCCTGTTTATCATCTTCGCTTAGCCGCTCCTCAAATACCACAAGGGACGGACCGACGACCGACGCGTCAATTGTCTCCGCAGCACGACCAGCCAAAACACCGCCGCTCTTGGCAAATGACCTGAGTCGGGGACGCGCGAAGACCTCAGTTAACTGAGCCTCGACTCGCTCAAAGTACTTATCCTGCACAGCCTCATTGAAAGGGCGATCTGCAATGATATTAATTATTTCGTTACTCATGTAAATTTCCTTAGTAAATAATCACCGCTCCATGCGGTAAAAACCAAACTAAGGCACCCAACTTAAACCGTCAAACCCATTCACACAAATAACTTATGCCAATAATTACAAACCCCAAACAACTTCGATAACAAGCCATAACCAGCGCACACAAAAGCGCGCTACTTATTGGTGACGTTAGTTTCAACAACCCTAGTTAAAACGCAAGCGACCTCGGCGTGAGGTCGCCGTTATTCAGGAGACTGGCTTGGCTGGATACCAGCGCGGCGTATAAACCCACTCACCACCCTCGGCACGCGGGAACACGCAGGTGGTGGATGAGCCAATCAGCACCATGGTGCGCATATCAACCTGTTCGGGTGTCAGTTGCCCAAGCGTGGTGACCCGCAGCGTCTGGCCCGGACGACCGATATCCCGCCCCAGCACCACCGGCGTTTCGGGCGTGCGATGCTGGGCGACGATTTCCAGCGCACGGCCCAATTGCCACGGCCGCGAACGCGAGATCGGGTTGTAGAAGGCCAAGGCCAGGTCAGCCTCTGCCGCGAGGTCCAAACGCTTCTCGATGATCGTCCAGGGTTTCAGGTTGTCCGACAGTGACATCACGCAGAAGTCATGCCCCAACGGTGCGCCCGCTTGTGCGGCGGTCGCCAGCGATGCAGAGACACCCGGCAGAATTTCCAGATCGACGCTGTGCCAGCTCGAATCGCTGGATTCATGCAACGCTTCGAGCACCGCCGCCGCCATGGCGAACACCCCCGGATCACCGGACGAAACCACCACCACCGAACGCCCTTGGGCGGCCAGTTCGAAAGCGTGACGCGCGCGCTGCATTTCCTCGCGATTATCGGTGCAGTGCAACACTTGATCGGCGCGGAACGGCCCGGCCATGCGCACATAGGTTTCGTAGCCAAGCACGTCGTTGGCACGAGCCAGTTCCGCCTTGACCGCCGGCACCATCAGTTCCGCAGCGCCAGGGCCCAGACCGATCACGGCCAAGCGCCCGCGTGGACGACCGATCAGTAACGGGTCCAACGGCCGGTCGGCGACCGCGAGGGCAATCCCGTTGTTTGCGTGGATAGACACGGATTGTCCGGCAGCGTTTTCTGCCAGTTCAGCCACAGAGCCAGCCGTCGCAAAACGCAGCGGCACACCCAGTTCCAGCGCCGCTTCACGCAACGCCGGGCTGGCCATCTGCTGATCACTGGCCAACAGACACGCCACCGATTGCACGGCGATTTTCGCTTGGTGCAAGACATCGCGTATGGCGTTCGGCAGATCTGCAACATCGGCGCTCACCGCGACCAGAACATTTTGCGGGTAGATCAGCAATTCATTGACCGCAGGCTCGCGTTCGGCACTGCCGACATGAATGGTCAGATGCGCCTGCGGATCCTGCGGTAGCTGCGCCTGAGCCAGCCACGGAGCAGCGCCTTCGATACGCACGCTCTCACCGGCCAGCAAATCCGAAACAAAGCGCTTGCCCAGTTCCAGATCGCCCAATGCATAACCACTCGGCGGATTGAGCAAGCACGTGCCAAAGCGCAATTCACCACTGGTGGTGATGGCCGCAGCCACGCCCAAACCGTCCGCAATCTCGCGGGCCAGCACGTTCACCCCACCCAGACCGCCCAACAACGGCACCACCGCGCTGCCATCCTCGGCGACGGCCAGCACCGGCGGCTCAGCACCTTTTTCCAACAACAATGGCGCCAGCGTGCGAATGACGATGCCGGCTGCACACAGCGCGATGATCGGCGTGTCATGTTGGTAGAGCTGACGCAGGGTCGCGCCAAACTCGCGGTAAACGCGGTCCGCGCCGTCGACCCGTTCGGCCAGACCGTGGATCAGGGCGCCTGGGTACATCTGCTGGATCTTGCGTGCGGTCGCGAGGCTGCCATTACCCAGAATGACAATCGCCGGAACTGGACGAGTCATCAGCCTTGCCACCTTTCGCCGGGAACGATGATCAACGAAAAATACGGCGAGGACATCGGCTCAACCTGATCCAGCGGCACGATCTTCTGATTGGCCATGGTGGCGCGCTCAACGTACAGCGCACGCTCTGCCAGGCCGAGTTCTTCCAGCACCTGACGAACCTTGGGAAAGTTACGCCCCAGCTTCATCACCACCGCCGCGTCGGCATCCGCCAAACGACGCTTGAGTTCTTCGTGCGGTAGCACCCCGGACAACACCGACAGGCTCTGATTGCGATACACCAGCGGCGCACCGAGCACCGAGGCGCCGCCGAGCATCGAGCATACGCCTGGCACGACTTCGGCCTCGTAACGCTCGGCGAGGCGATCATGCAGGTACATATAGGAGCCGTAGAAGAACGGGTCGCCTTCGCAGATCACCGCCACGTCACGTCCGGCATCCAGATGTGCAGCGAGTTGTTCGCTGGCAGCGTCATAGAAGTCGCTGATCACTTGCTCGTAGGACAGCGGCGGCGCCAAGGCCTCGGTGGTCACCGGGTAGACCAGCGGCAACAGCGTCTGCGCGTCCTGTAAATGCGCTTCAATGATACCGAACGCATTGCCTTTTTTACCCTTGGCGACGAAGTACGCCACCACCGGCGACTCGCGCAACAGGCGCAAGGCTTTGACAGTGATCAGTTCCGGATCACCAGGACCCACACCAAGGCCGATCAAACGTCCAGGTTGCTGCATCATTCAATCTCCGTGGCGAGGGCATTGACCGCTGCGGCGGCCATGGCGCTACCGCCCAACCGCCCCTGCATGATCACAAACGGAACGCCACGGCTGTCAGCCGCAAGCATTGCCTTGGACTCGGCGGCCCCGACGAAGCCCACCGGGAAGCCAAGAATCAGCGCCGGTTTTGGCGCGCCGGCATCGAGCATTTCCAGCAAGTAGAACAACGCGGTCGGGGCATTACCGATCACCACCA
It encodes:
- the cobJ gene encoding precorrin-3B C(17)-methyltransferase; this translates as MTRPVPAIVILGNGSLATARKIQQMYPGALIHGLAERVDGADRVYREFGATLRQLYQHDTPIIALCAAGIVIRTLAPLLLEKGAEPPVLAVAEDGSAVVPLLGGLGGVNVLAREIADGLGVAAAITTSGELRFGTCLLNPPSGYALGDLELGKRFVSDLLAGESVRIEGAAPWLAQAQLPQDPQAHLTIHVGSAEREPAVNELLIYPQNVLVAVSADVADLPNAIRDVLHQAKIAVQSVACLLASDQQMASPALREAALELGVPLRFATAGSVAELAENAAGQSVSIHANNGIALAVADRPLDPLLIGRPRGRLAVIGLGPGAAELMVPAVKAELARANDVLGYETYVRMAGPFRADQVLHCTDNREEMQRARHAFELAAQGRSVVVVSSGDPGVFAMAAAVLEALHESSDSSWHSVDLEILPGVSASLATAAQAGAPLGHDFCVMSLSDNLKPWTIIEKRLDLAAEADLALAFYNPISRSRPWQLGRALEIVAQHRTPETPVVLGRDIGRPGQTLRVTTLGQLTPEQVDMRTMVLIGSSTTCVFPRAEGGEWVYTPRWYPAKPVS
- a CDS encoding precorrin-2 C(20)-methyltransferase; amino-acid sequence: MQQPGRLIGLGVGPGDPELITVKALRLLRESPVVAYFVAKGKKGNAFGIIEAHLQDAQTLLPLVYPVTTEALAPPLSYEQVISDFYDAASEQLAAHLDAGRDVAVICEGDPFFYGSYMYLHDRLAERYEAEVVPGVCSMLGGASVLGAPLVYRNQSLSVLSGVLPHEELKRRLADADAAVVMKLGRNFPKVRQVLEELGLAERALYVERATMANQKIVPLDQVEPMSSPYFSLIIVPGERWQG